In one window of Oryza sativa Japonica Group chromosome 9, ASM3414082v1 DNA:
- the LOC4346508 gene encoding ferredoxin-thioredoxin reductase catalytic chain, chloroplastic has translation MMSMASTTASPFCPSPMPRGRKCTVRVQAGAAGADASDKSLEIMRKFSEQYARRSNTFFCSEKSVTAVVIKGLADHKDQLGAPLCPCRHYDDKAAEVAQGFWNCPCVPMRERKECHCMLFLTPDNDFAGQDQAITLEEIKDATSKI, from the exons ATGATGTCGAtggcctccaccaccgccagccCCTTTTGCCCTTCACCCATGCCCAGAGGACGCAAATGCACAGTTCGAGTTCAAG CTGGAGCTGCCGGAGCGGATGCATCTGATAAGTCGCTCGAGATTATGCGCAAATTCTCTGAGCAGTACGCCCGCCGCTCCAACACCTTCTTCTGTTCCGAGAAGTCCGTCACCGCCGTTGTTATCAAG gGACTTGCTGATCACAAGGATCAACTTGGAGCTCCTCTATGCCCTTGTAG GCATTATGATGACAAAGCTGCTGAGGTAGCACAAGGATTTTGGAACTGCCCTTGTGTTCCCATGCGTGAGAG GAAGGAATGCCATTGCATGCTTTTTCTTACCCCCGACAATGACTTTGCTGGACAAGACCAG GCTATAACCTTGGAGGAGATCAAAGACGCAACATCAAAGATATAA